The Chryseobacterium oranimense genome contains the following window.
GTTCTGGAACATTATCTGAAAACGGAATTTACTCGCTTCCAGGTAAATACAGATTATGTATATGCTTTATACAATTGCCATAGCGACAAAATGATATACGGAAGATATATGTCTAAAAACCAGGAAGCGCCCAGCGATAAGGTCATTAATTTTCCCAAGCATAAAAACCTGATTTATTATTTTTCCATCCGTTTTCCCGACAAAACCACTTACCTCATCAGCTCATTAAGATTCTGGTATGTACTTACGGCAGCGCTTATTATTATTCTTCTAGTATATGTCTATTCCATTTATACGATTATCCAGCAGAAAAAATTCTCGGAACTGCAGCGTGATTTTATTAATAATATGACCCATGAGTTTAAAACTCCATTATCTTCTATCCTTTTAGCATCAGAATCTCTCAGCAAGCAGCAAATTGTACAGGAAAACTCCCGGCTTCAGACTTACACTTCCATTATTATCAATCAGAGCTATAAACTCAACAGCCATATTGAAAAAATACTGAATATTGCCAAAAACGATTCTTCCGGACTTTCAATAAAACCTCAAAAAATAATACTTCTGCCGTTTATTCAGGAAATTGCCGATACGATCAAGCAGAAGAATGAAAACATGACGATTGATCTAGAAATTGAAAGCCACCTATCGGTAATGGCAGATGAATTTCATTTTACCAATATCATATACAACATCCTGGATAATTCGGTTAAATATTGTGAAAACCAACCTGTTGTGAGAATTTCAGCCTATAAAGATTCAAAAGGTTTATATTTAAAGTTTAAAGACAACGGAATGGGAATTCCTTCTAAAAATATTCCTCATATTTTTGAAAAATTTTACCGGGTACCCAACAAAAAGAATGAGGAAGTGAATGGTTTCGGATTGGGACTGTTTTATGTAAAGAAAGTTGTACAGCAGCATAACTGGAAGATCTCAGTTGAAAATAATGCTGACAAGGGGATTACCATAACGCTCTTTTTTCCTTTTTAATTTTAATAATGTGTAAGTATGGAGAAATCTAAAATTTTATATGCAGAAGATGATAAAACCATTGCTTTCCTGATTCAGGACAGCCTGGAAAGTTATTATGATATCAACTGCTATTCGGATGGAAGATCTGCACTGGAAGCATTCAACAGCCAGAATTTCGACATCTGCCTGCTGGATATTATGATGCCTGAACTTAACGGTTTTGAGCTGGCACAGCAGATCCGCGATAAAAATTCAGAGATTCCCATCATTTTTATTTCTGCAAAAGCTTTAAAGGAAGACAGGATAAAAGGATTAAAACTTGGGGCTGACGACTATCTGGTAAAGCCTTTCAGCATAGAAGAATTAATCCTGAAAATTGAAGTATTCCTGAAACGCACCAAAAGAACAGATACCTCCCCGCTTACATACAAAGTCGGAAAATATAATTTTGATCCCAAAAACTATACCCTTCAGGATACGGAAAACAGCATTAGTTTAACCCAAAGAGAATCTGAGCTTCTTTTATATTTCATCCGGAACAAGAACACCGTTCTGAAAAGACAGGATATCCTTAAAGCTATCTGGGGCGACGATGATTATTTTATGGGGCGAAGCCTGGATGTCTTTATTTCCAGACTGCGGAAAGTATTGGCCGATGAACAAAATATTCTGATCGAAAACCTGCACGGAATAGGTTTCCGGTTTTCCGAAAAAAGTACATGATGAATCTGATTAATTTTCTGAACCATTAAGAATATTAAGTTATTAAGGGTATTAAGAATTTCTTCAAATCTTAAAGCAATAAATAATTCTTCTTGATTTTTAATTAATTTAGCCTTTGAAAATTTGCTATTAATGAAAAATCACGGAACAACTGTTTTTCTATTCCTTCTGTTTTTTAGTTTACATTTTAAAGCTCAAAAATTTGAAAAGTTAATACAATACGTCAATCCATTAATTGGAACGGAAAAGATGGGCCATACGTATCCTGGGGCCACCGTTCCTTTCGGTGCTGTACAATTGAGCCCTGAAACCGATACCATTTCTTACGAGCTTAACGGAAAATACAACGGTGAGGTTTATAAATACTGTGCAGGCTACCGTTATGAAGACAAAACTATTGTAGGATTCAGTTCAACACATTTTAGCGGGACCGGGCATTCTGACCTTGGAGATTTTCTTATTATGCCAACCGTTGGGAAACTGCAATTAAATCCCGGAACAGCATCAAATCCTGAAAGCGGCTACAGAAGCCGGTTTTCTCATCATAATGAAAAAGCAGAAGCCGGTTATTACAAAGTGAAACTGGAGGATTATAATATTCTGGCTGAACTTACTGCCTCAACGAGAACCGGAGTTCATCGCTATACATTTCCAAAATCTGACCAGGCACATATTATTTTAGACCTTACTGCCGGGATTTACAACTATGACGGTAAAAACGTCTGGACTTATGTACGCGTGGAAAATGACGGCACAGTTACAGGCTACCGTCAGACGAACGGCTGGGCAAGAACCAGGACAGTTTATTTTGCGATGAAGTTTTCCAAGACTTTTAAATCTTACGGCCAGAAAAATTTTGACGGCCAACAGGCTTACAAAGGATTCTGGAGAAAATTCGACCAGACCAGAAACTTCCCGGAAATCGCCGGCAAAAACCTGAAAATGTATTTTGATTTCGACACTCAGGAAAACGAAGCTGTTGAAGTAAAATTGGCAATTTCTCCCGTAAGCCAGCTTAATGCGCTGGAAAATCTGGAAGAAGAAACCGGAAACCAATCTTTCGATCAGATAAAAGCCAAAGCCCAGGAAGACTGGAATAAAGAACTGAATAAAATCGTCATCAAAGGCTCTGAAACAGAAAAAATGAACTTTTATACGGCAATGTACCATACATTCATCAGTCCTACCACTTATATGGACATCAATGGTGAGTACAAAGGTTTAGACCAGAATGTTCACAAAGCAGAAGGCTTTACCAATTATACAACATTCTCCATTTGGGATACCTACCGTGCCCTTCATCCTTTCTTTAATATCATTCAGCCCAAACGGAATAATGATATGGTAAAGTCCATGATGGCACACTATAACCAGTTTTCAATGAAAATGCTGCCGATATGGTCGCATTATGCCAATGATAACTGGTGCATGAGTGGTTACCACAGTGTAAGTGTAGCAGCCGATGCAGTAATTAAAGGAAATTATACCGGTGATCCTAAGGAAGTACTGAAAGCCTGTATCGCAACAGCTAATAAAAGAGATTATGAAGGGATAGGCTATTATATTGATATGGGGTATATTCCTGCAGAGAAAAACGGGACTTCAGTTTCAAACACATTGGAATATGCTTATGATGACTGGGCAATTGCACAGCTGGCAAAACATTTGGGCGAAACGGAAATTTACAACCAGTTCATCAAACGTTCTGAAAACTGGAAGAATAATTTCGACCCAAAAGAAGGATTTATGCGTCCCCGATTGGCAGACGGAAGCTTCAAAAAGGATTTTGATGTATTAAGCACTCACGGTCAGGGCTTCATTGAAGGAAATTCCTGGAACTACAGCTTTTTTGTTCCACAGAACCCCGATGGACTAATCCAGGCGATGGGCGGAAAGAAAAAATTCGCTTCAAAACTGGATCAACTGTTTACTATGCATCTTCCTGACGAGTTTTTTGCCGATACTGAAGACATAACACGTGAAGGAATTATCGGCGGCTATGTTCACGGTAACGAGCCAGCCCACCATGTTGCCTATTTTTATAACTGGGCAGGACAGCCCTGGAAAACCCAGGCCCAGATCAGACGTATCCTTGAAATGCAGTACAAAGCCACACCAGACGGGTTGGGAGGAAACGACGATGCAGGACAGATGAGTGCGTGGTATATTTTAAGTTCACTCGGGTTTTATCCTGTAGCACCGGGATCTGAAGATTATGCCATCGGAAGTCCGGCTGTGGATCATGCAGTTTTAAACCTGGAAAACGGCAAAACATTTGAAATTGAAGCTGTGAATCAGAGTCCGAAGAATGTGTATGTTGAAAAGGTCCTTCTGAATGGTAAAGAAATTAAAAACTTTACCTTGAAACATTCTGAAATTATGAATGGTGGAAAGCTAACCTTTTATATGAGTGCCAGGGCGAAAAAATAATTTTTCTGATTACATTAAATTGGAAACAAAGAATAAAGGCTGTCAATGACAGTCTTTATTCTTTTATGATTAAAAATCTTCTTTAAGTTTTCGCTTGTGAGTTCTCCCCCATTCCGAAAGGGATATAATAACAGGTTTAAGGGTCCGGCTGTAGTCTGTCGAAATATATTCTACAACAACCGGCGTCTGCTCGGCATGCACTACTCTTTTGACAAAACCGTTCAATTCCAGATCTTTCAATTCATTGGAAAGTACCCTCGCCGATATTCCGTTGATTGCTCTCTGTAATTCATTAAAACGGATATTCCCGTTTTCCTGTAAGACAATGATGATCTTCAGTTTCCATTTTCCACCGATAACATAAATTGCATCTTCCACAGAAGAAAGATTTTCGGAGCATTTCCCGGTAAACACATGTTTCTCTAAAACAACAGAATTTTCCATACATCTAAAATTTAACTAACTAAAAGGTTAGTACTAACCTTTTGTTTACTACTAACTTTTGATAAGCAAATGTACATAATTTTGCTAAAAGAAATTTTAATTAAAAAAAATATGAAAAACATACTTCACATTATTTCAAGTCCGAGAACTGAAATATCTGCAAGCAGAAAACTAGGCAATGCCGTTATCGAAAAAATTCAGGAAAAATATTCTGATGCTGTTGTAAAAGAACGTGACCTTACCAAAAATCAGGTTCCACTTTTAGAAGAAGTACACATCAATACGTTTTTTTCACCGGAAGAGAGTCACTCTTCTGAGCAGGAGGAAATCAATAAATACTCCCAGGGATTGATTTCAGAATTGCAGGAGGCAGATATTATAGTGATCGATTCTCCTATGTATAATTTTTCGGTTCCTGCCTCTCTCAGAGCCTATTTTGACTTTACTTCAAGAGCAGGATATACGTTCAAATACGACGAAAATGGTCCTAAAGGGCTTTTAAACAATAAAAAATTATACATTGCTTTTACTTCAGGAAATATTTATTCGGAGGGGCCTTACCAAATCTATGATTCCAATGTTCCTTATATCAAAAACATTTTTAGTTTCTATGGTGTTACGGACGTCAGTGTTTTTCGTGCAGAAGGTTTATCTATTCCTGGAATCCAGGAAACTTCTTTGGAAAAGGCAATTGAAGGAATTACTATTGATTAATTTCAGAAGCAGATTGTTAGAAAAAAACAAAGCCCTTTCAAAATTTGAAAGGGCTTTGTTTTTATTTATTCCTGAACTTCAAAAAGCAAACGCTCTCCAAATTTTTGCTCATTTATTTTTCCGTTATCATAAGCAAGATGCCCATTTACAAAGGTATGCGTTACTTTGGAATGCAGGTTCATCCCTTCCAGCGGGCTCCAGCCGCATTTGTAAAGAAGATTGTCTTTAGCTACGGTCCAGTCTGTATTTAAATCAGCCAAAACAAGATCCGCTTTATAGCCTTCTCTTACAAATCCTCTTTTCTCGATTCTAAAAAGTATCGCCGGATTGTGGCTCATCTTTTCAACAATTTTTTCCAAAGAAATTTTCCCGTTCCTGTAGTTTTCCAGCATAACCAATAATGAATGCTGTACCAAAGGTGCCCCGGAAGGACATTTTGTATATACATTCTGCTTTTCTTCAGCAGTATGGGGCGCATGGTCTGTAGCTACCACATCAATTCTTCCGTCAAGAAGGGCTTCCCATAATGCATCTTTGTCTTTCTGGGTTTTTACAGCAGGGTTCCATTTAATCAGAGAACCTTTGGTCTCATAATCTTCATTGGTGAATGTCAGATGATGAACACAAACCTCAGCGGTAATTTTTTTATCTTTTAAAGGAATATCATTTCTGAACAGCTCCATTTCTTTAGCTGTTGAAAGATGGAAGACATGGAGCCTTGCCCCGGTTTTCTCCGCCAGTTCAATGGCTTTTGAAGAGGACTTATAGCAGGCTTCTTCACTTCTGATCAGATGATGGAATTTTACCGGAATATCTTCTCCGTATTCATCCATATACTTTTGGGTATTGGCTTTGATGGTCGCTTCATCTTCACAGTGTACAGCGATCAGCATTTTTGTGCTGCTGAAGATATTTTCAAGGGTTTCAGGATTATCTACAAGCATGTTTCCGGTAGAAGATCCTAAGAACAACTTAATTCCCGGAACATTTCTCGGGTTGGTCTTTAAAACCTCGTCCAGGTTATCATTGGTTCCACCCATCATAAAACCATAGTTGGCATAAGCTTTTTGGGAACCAATTTCGTATTTATCTGCCAGCAATTCCTGGGTAACTGCATTGGGAATGGTGTTCGGCTGATCGATAAAACTGGTGACCCCACCTGCAATGGCAGCTCTTGATTCACTTTCAATATCGCCTTTATGCGTCAGGCCGGGATCTCTGAAATGCACCTGGTCATCTATTACACCCGGCAGAAGATATTTTCCGGAACCGTCAATGATTTGGTCTGCTTCTTCAGAAATACCGGAATCTATCCTGGAAATCAGGTCATTTTCTATTAAGATATCGCTTTCAAAGATCTTACCTTCGTTCACGATCTTTACATTTTTGATTAAGGTCTTCATTTTTTACTTTTATAGATAATAAATAGAGGTTAGATTATTAGAAATTAGACATGAGAAAATTTTTTAAGTCAAA
Protein-coding sequences here:
- a CDS encoding GH92 family glycosyl hydrolase, whose translation is MKNHGTTVFLFLLFFSLHFKAQKFEKLIQYVNPLIGTEKMGHTYPGATVPFGAVQLSPETDTISYELNGKYNGEVYKYCAGYRYEDKTIVGFSSTHFSGTGHSDLGDFLIMPTVGKLQLNPGTASNPESGYRSRFSHHNEKAEAGYYKVKLEDYNILAELTASTRTGVHRYTFPKSDQAHIILDLTAGIYNYDGKNVWTYVRVENDGTVTGYRQTNGWARTRTVYFAMKFSKTFKSYGQKNFDGQQAYKGFWRKFDQTRNFPEIAGKNLKMYFDFDTQENEAVEVKLAISPVSQLNALENLEEETGNQSFDQIKAKAQEDWNKELNKIVIKGSETEKMNFYTAMYHTFISPTTYMDINGEYKGLDQNVHKAEGFTNYTTFSIWDTYRALHPFFNIIQPKRNNDMVKSMMAHYNQFSMKMLPIWSHYANDNWCMSGYHSVSVAADAVIKGNYTGDPKEVLKACIATANKRDYEGIGYYIDMGYIPAEKNGTSVSNTLEYAYDDWAIAQLAKHLGETEIYNQFIKRSENWKNNFDPKEGFMRPRLADGSFKKDFDVLSTHGQGFIEGNSWNYSFFVPQNPDGLIQAMGGKKKFASKLDQLFTMHLPDEFFADTEDITREGIIGGYVHGNEPAHHVAYFYNWAGQPWKTQAQIRRILEMQYKATPDGLGGNDDAGQMSAWYILSSLGFYPVAPGSEDYAIGSPAVDHAVLNLENGKTFEIEAVNQSPKNVYVEKVLLNGKEIKNFTLKHSEIMNGGKLTFYMSARAKK
- a CDS encoding dihydroorotase, which codes for MKTLIKNVKIVNEGKIFESDILIENDLISRIDSGISEEADQIIDGSGKYLLPGVIDDQVHFRDPGLTHKGDIESESRAAIAGGVTSFIDQPNTIPNAVTQELLADKYEIGSQKAYANYGFMMGGTNDNLDEVLKTNPRNVPGIKLFLGSSTGNMLVDNPETLENIFSSTKMLIAVHCEDEATIKANTQKYMDEYGEDIPVKFHHLIRSEEACYKSSSKAIELAEKTGARLHVFHLSTAKEMELFRNDIPLKDKKITAEVCVHHLTFTNEDYETKGSLIKWNPAVKTQKDKDALWEALLDGRIDVVATDHAPHTAEEKQNVYTKCPSGAPLVQHSLLVMLENYRNGKISLEKIVEKMSHNPAILFRIEKRGFVREGYKADLVLADLNTDWTVAKDNLLYKCGWSPLEGMNLHSKVTHTFVNGHLAYDNGKINEQKFGERLLFEVQE
- a CDS encoding response regulator transcription factor — its product is MEKSKILYAEDDKTIAFLIQDSLESYYDINCYSDGRSALEAFNSQNFDICLLDIMMPELNGFELAQQIRDKNSEIPIIFISAKALKEDRIKGLKLGADDYLVKPFSIEELILKIEVFLKRTKRTDTSPLTYKVGKYNFDPKNYTLQDTENSISLTQRESELLLYFIRNKNTVLKRQDILKAIWGDDDYFMGRSLDVFISRLRKVLADEQNILIENLHGIGFRFSEKST
- a CDS encoding helix-turn-helix domain-containing protein yields the protein MENSVVLEKHVFTGKCSENLSSVEDAIYVIGGKWKLKIIIVLQENGNIRFNELQRAINGISARVLSNELKDLELNGFVKRVVHAEQTPVVVEYISTDYSRTLKPVIISLSEWGRTHKRKLKEDF
- a CDS encoding FMN-dependent NADH-azoreductase, which codes for MKNILHIISSPRTEISASRKLGNAVIEKIQEKYSDAVVKERDLTKNQVPLLEEVHINTFFSPEESHSSEQEEINKYSQGLISELQEADIIVIDSPMYNFSVPASLRAYFDFTSRAGYTFKYDENGPKGLLNNKKLYIAFTSGNIYSEGPYQIYDSNVPYIKNIFSFYGVTDVSVFRAEGLSIPGIQETSLEKAIEGITID
- a CDS encoding sensor histidine kinase KdpD codes for the protein MKIKKLNIIITLGFIAIIGILVAQLLWTRQAYNLEDQKFNQKVNIALMEVAEKLSGGKTSFTENPVQTIANDYYVVNINNEFHPIVLEHYLKTEFTRFQVNTDYVYALYNCHSDKMIYGRYMSKNQEAPSDKVINFPKHKNLIYYFSIRFPDKTTYLISSLRFWYVLTAALIIILLVYVYSIYTIIQQKKFSELQRDFINNMTHEFKTPLSSILLASESLSKQQIVQENSRLQTYTSIIINQSYKLNSHIEKILNIAKNDSSGLSIKPQKIILLPFIQEIADTIKQKNENMTIDLEIESHLSVMADEFHFTNIIYNILDNSVKYCENQPVVRISAYKDSKGLYLKFKDNGMGIPSKNIPHIFEKFYRVPNKKNEEVNGFGLGLFYVKKVVQQHNWKISVENNADKGITITLFFPF